In the Nitrososphaerota archaeon genome, CAGCCTTATGTCAAGGCGAGCGGTCGCGAGGTTGATGTAAGCCCTAAGGCTACCCGAGAAGTTTGTCAAGCTATCAAGGGAATGACTTTAACACAGGCAAAAGAGTATCTTGAGGTTGTAGCCGATAAAAAGAAACCTGTGCCGT is a window encoding:
- the rpl22p gene encoding 50S ribosomal protein L22 (binds specifically to 23S rRNA during the early stages of 50S assembly; makes contact with all 6 domains of the 23S rRNA in the assembled 50S subunit and ribosome; mutations in this gene result in erythromycin resistance; located near peptidyl-transferase center); the protein is MPEFGYSFTGYAQPYVKASGREVDVSPKATREVCQAIKGMTLTQAKEYLEVVADKKKPVP